The following are encoded together in the Syntrophorhabdaceae bacterium genome:
- a CDS encoding sugar phosphate nucleotidyltransferase — protein sequence MRKTLTILLAGGVGSRLNILVRLRAKPAVPFGGIYRIIDFTLSNIANSGLTRVAVLTQYKPLSLMDHIGDGSAWDLSGRTRSIKILPPKTGEQDWDWYKGTADAVRQNLDFITSARDYSNVLILSGDHIYAMDYSPLVEFHRDHNAKVTIGMIQVPKEETHNFGIGIIDGKHRIINWEEKPKQARSTLASMGIYVFDKDYLVAMLKKTSKADFGHHIIPKAMREGNVYAYPFKGYWKDVGTIQAYWDANMDLLDSRSHLNPEAWRTKTNIISEGPSYDRPPIRITAEAEVLNSAVSPGCVIRGRVQHSALSPGVIVEKGAFIKDSVIMHDTVIKSGASVNRCIIDKRVVIGRNCALGIGNPENVNTEFPEQLNSGITLIGKWAEIPDEAKIGTNCIVYPMAAKTDFNVLSFQDGSTIKNLKTA from the coding sequence ATGAGGAAAACCCTTACTATTCTTCTGGCCGGCGGTGTCGGCAGCAGGTTAAATATCCTGGTACGCCTCAGGGCAAAACCAGCAGTTCCCTTTGGAGGCATATACCGGATTATCGACTTTACATTGAGCAATATAGCGAATTCAGGTCTCACCAGGGTCGCCGTTCTTACGCAATACAAGCCCCTTTCCCTGATGGATCATATAGGTGACGGTTCTGCGTGGGATCTGTCAGGCCGTACGAGGAGTATAAAGATCCTGCCGCCCAAGACGGGTGAACAAGACTGGGATTGGTATAAAGGAACGGCAGATGCCGTGAGGCAGAACCTTGATTTTATCACCTCCGCCAGGGATTACAGCAATGTGCTGATCCTCTCCGGCGATCACATCTACGCAATGGACTACAGCCCTCTGGTCGAATTCCATCGCGATCATAACGCAAAGGTAACAATAGGCATGATCCAGGTCCCGAAGGAAGAAACCCACAATTTCGGCATCGGTATTATTGACGGCAAACACAGGATTATCAACTGGGAGGAAAAACCAAAGCAGGCACGATCAACCCTTGCATCCATGGGGATATACGTCTTCGATAAAGACTATCTTGTTGCAATGCTGAAAAAAACAAGCAAGGCGGATTTCGGACATCACATCATCCCGAAGGCCATGCGTGAAGGGAATGTATATGCATACCCTTTCAAAGGTTACTGGAAGGACGTGGGCACCATCCAGGCTTACTGGGATGCCAATATGGACCTCCTGGATTCACGATCGCACCTTAATCCTGAAGCATGGAGAACAAAGACAAATATTATCTCTGAAGGCCCCTCTTACGACCGTCCACCTATCCGTATTACTGCTGAGGCCGAAGTATTAAATTCTGCCGTTTCACCAGGTTGTGTTATCAGGGGTCGGGTCCAGCATTCGGCACTCTCTCCGGGCGTGATCGTGGAAAAAGGTGCATTTATCAAAGACTCCGTCATAATGCACGATACCGTTATAAAATCGGGCGCCTCCGTTAACCGTTGTATCATTGATAAGCGCGTGGTGATCGGCAGGAATTGCGCCCTCGGTATCGGCAATCCTGAAAATGTGAATACTGAATTCCCGGAACAGCTCAATTCCGGCATAACCCTCATCGGAAAATGGGCAGAGATCCCCGATGAAGCAAAGATAGGCACAAACTGTATTGTATACCCCATGGCCGCTAAAACGGACTTCAATGTCCTGTCCTTCCAGGATGGATCTACTATTAAAAACCTTAAAACCGCGTAG
- a CDS encoding glucose-1-phosphate adenylyltransferase — MKDILALILAGGRVDDLGVLTFFRPKSILPFGGLYRIIDFPMSNLMRSGIGRVGILSQYRPFHLMEHISNGAPWGMVGRKRFATILPPFTGMGESDWYKGTADAVYQNLDFIRRNKPDLILILSGDHVYRMDYRDIIEFHREKRADLTVAFTKVPREGAHRFGLGLIQEEDARGGRLLKYVEKPDQPAFDWASLTIYVFRPEILIEALEVNSRASSHEFGRDIIPALLKQYKVYGFKHSGYWGYTRTPQEYWETSMDLLGNNPKLAIDSWAVVTNLAHRDIQDRQPAFIGSSAIIKNSLLYSGCRIKGTVINSILFPGVEIDDGAVVKDSILFFDTKIGRNAKIMRTIADDEVRTGRNVSVGDTHAGKLCIIGRGTDIPEDIAISHGVTVFPNLGPGHFTGGHYKPGDIIQ, encoded by the coding sequence ATGAAAGACATATTGGCACTGATTTTGGCCGGCGGCAGGGTAGATGATCTAGGTGTGCTCACCTTTTTCAGGCCCAAGTCCATCTTACCTTTTGGCGGGCTTTACCGGATTATTGACTTTCCCATGAGCAATCTCATGCGTTCCGGCATAGGACGCGTGGGGATTCTCTCCCAATACAGACCGTTTCATCTGATGGAGCACATTTCAAACGGAGCACCCTGGGGCATGGTGGGGAGAAAACGCTTTGCAACAATCCTGCCCCCTTTCACAGGGATGGGCGAGTCTGATTGGTATAAGGGGACTGCTGATGCCGTTTACCAGAACCTCGATTTTATAAGGCGCAATAAACCTGATCTTATTCTCATACTATCCGGAGACCACGTATACAGGATGGACTACCGGGATATAATTGAATTTCACCGCGAAAAAAGAGCCGATCTCACCGTAGCCTTCACGAAGGTCCCCCGCGAAGGCGCCCACCGGTTTGGCCTCGGCTTGATTCAGGAAGAAGACGCCCGCGGCGGAAGGCTGCTGAAATATGTAGAAAAACCCGACCAGCCTGCCTTTGACTGGGCATCCCTTACCATATATGTTTTCAGGCCCGAGATCCTCATTGAGGCCCTCGAAGTAAACTCACGGGCAAGCTCTCACGAATTCGGCAGAGACATTATTCCTGCCCTTCTGAAGCAGTATAAGGTTTACGGCTTCAAGCATTCCGGGTATTGGGGATATACACGCACACCCCAGGAATACTGGGAGACGAGCATGGACCTGCTGGGGAACAACCCGAAGTTAGCTATAGATTCCTGGGCCGTGGTTACAAACCTGGCCCACCGGGACATTCAGGACAGGCAGCCTGCATTCATAGGGTCCTCTGCAATAATAAAAAACTCACTCCTTTACTCAGGGTGCCGTATAAAGGGTACGGTAATAAACTCAATACTTTTCCCCGGCGTTGAGATCGATGATGGTGCGGTGGTGAAAGATTCAATACTTTTTTTCGACACAAAGATAGGAAGGAACGCTAAAATCATGAGGACAATCGCCGACGATGAGGTCCGTACAGGAAGAAACGTGAGCGTAGGTGACACCCATGCCGGTAAACTCTGCATTATCGGACGCGGTACGGACATACCGGAAGATATTGCGATATCTCACGGTGTAACGGTGTTCCCAAACCTCGGCCCCGGGCATTTCACCGGGGGTCACTATAAACCGGGGGACATCATACAATGA